The following are encoded together in the Parabacteroides chongii genome:
- a CDS encoding MlaD family protein, with the protein MKSILTKEAKIGLVSIVSLALLYFGINYLKGINLFKPVNHYFVTFHNVKDVTVSSPVFIDGFKVGLVRSIVYDYENTDKITVEISLDDEMRLTSGSYITIIKTLLSGGELHIHLNKYVQDYLKPGATIEGRMEEDMMQAVQEKILPGVEVLLPKLDSILGGLQALINHPAISQSLDHIAKTTGNLEVSTRQLNSLLSKDVPGIVSDLKVITGNFNEVSSGLKELDLATTVNSINATLANLQLTTNKLNQKDNTLGLLLNDRSLYNNLDSTMLNASRLLLDLKQNPKRYVHFSVF; encoded by the coding sequence ATGAAAAGTATATTGACCAAAGAGGCAAAGATCGGACTTGTGAGTATAGTCAGTCTGGCATTGCTTTATTTCGGGATTAATTATCTGAAAGGTATAAATTTATTTAAACCGGTAAATCATTATTTTGTCACATTTCATAATGTAAAAGATGTAACAGTCTCTAGTCCTGTTTTCATTGACGGTTTTAAAGTGGGGTTGGTGAGAAGTATTGTTTATGATTATGAGAATACTGATAAAATAACGGTTGAGATCAGCCTTGACGATGAGATGCGGTTGACTTCAGGGAGTTATATAACTATTATAAAGACGCTTTTAAGTGGTGGAGAGCTTCATATTCATCTAAATAAATATGTACAAGACTATTTGAAACCAGGTGCTACAATCGAGGGGCGCATGGAGGAGGATATGATGCAGGCCGTACAGGAAAAGATCTTGCCGGGGGTAGAAGTGCTTTTGCCTAAGCTGGATTCGATATTGGGCGGCTTACAGGCCTTGATCAATCATCCGGCAATATCTCAGTCCCTGGATCATATTGCGAAGACCACAGGGAACCTGGAGGTTTCCACCCGCCAACTGAATAGTTTGCTGAGTAAAGATGTTCCGGGTATCGTTTCTGACCTGAAAGTAATAACCGGTAATTTTAATGAAGTGAGTTCCGGATTGAAGGAGCTGGATTTGGCCACCACGGTCAATTCGATCAATGCAACTTTGGCGAACCTGCAACTAACTACAAACAAGCTGAATCAGAAGGATAATACATTGGGCTTATTGTTGAATGACAGGAGTTTGTATAATAATTTGGATAGTACGATGCTGAATGCTTCCAGGTTGTTGCTGGATCTGAAGCAGAATCCGAAAAGATATGTTCATTTTTCTGTTTTTTGA
- a CDS encoding N-acetylmuramoyl-L-alanine amidase family protein, whose translation MARISFLCINLLMVLFLTQPVLQAREKTFTVVIDAGHGGKDPGARGTVINEKEINLSVALKLGDKISASHDDVKVIYTRKTDRFIELDERANIANRNKADLFISIHTNSVKKGSTARGTETYTLGLARTDENLAVAMRENSAILLEDNYEQKYEGFDPNSSESYIIFEFMQNKHMEQSIGFASEIQKCFVSAKRADRGVRQAGFLVLRKTSMPSVLVELGYISNRDEEHFMKSSDGQNKLANALFDAFTRYKKEYDRKQGGVSGGNSSSGSVTTSVETSYFADEQVEEGGAPGSEQDILNRKKKSSVSSQKRQSTTTAAGTKSVTTGRIVYKVQILTSDKKLSSGAKVFKGYKNVDYFVEKGIYKYTCGETTDFDSIRKLRRQVAKDFKDAFIVAFKDGKKVKY comes from the coding sequence ATGGCTAGGATATCTTTTCTATGTATTAATCTGCTGATGGTCTTGTTTTTGACCCAGCCTGTACTTCAGGCGAGGGAGAAAACGTTTACTGTCGTGATTGATGCTGGTCATGGCGGAAAGGATCCGGGAGCGAGAGGTACGGTTATCAATGAAAAAGAAATCAATCTTTCAGTAGCTTTGAAACTGGGAGATAAGATATCTGCGAGCCACGATGATGTAAAAGTTATTTATACCCGCAAGACTGATCGCTTTATTGAGTTGGATGAACGTGCAAATATCGCGAATCGGAATAAGGCGGATCTTTTTATTTCTATCCATACAAATTCAGTTAAAAAGGGTAGTACAGCTCGGGGAACGGAAACATATACGTTGGGTTTGGCTCGTACTGATGAAAATCTGGCGGTGGCTATGCGTGAGAATTCGGCTATTTTACTGGAGGATAACTATGAACAAAAGTATGAAGGCTTTGATCCGAATTCTTCTGAATCCTATATTATCTTTGAGTTTATGCAAAATAAGCATATGGAACAAAGTATAGGTTTTGCCTCGGAGATACAAAAGTGTTTTGTGTCTGCTAAACGGGCTGACAGAGGGGTAAGACAGGCTGGCTTTTTGGTTTTAAGGAAAACGAGTATGCCGAGTGTATTGGTAGAACTGGGATATATTTCGAATCGCGATGAGGAACATTTTATGAAATCATCAGATGGACAAAATAAACTGGCAAATGCTTTGTTCGATGCATTTACTCGATATAAAAAAGAATATGACCGAAAGCAAGGAGGAGTATCGGGAGGAAATTCTTCTTCCGGAAGCGTAACGACATCGGTAGAAACTTCTTATTTTGCAGATGAGCAAGTAGAAGAAGGGGGAGCACCCGGTAGCGAACAGGATATTCTAAATAGAAAGAAGAAGTCTTCCGTCTCTTCACAAAAAAGGCAGAGTACAACTACCGCTGCGGGAACAAAATCAGTCACAACAGGTAGAATTGTCTATAAAGTGCAAATTCTTACCTCGGATAAAAAACTTTCTTCGGGGGCAAAAGTGTTTAAAGGATATAAGAATGTGGATTACTTCGTGGAAAAAGGAATCTATAAATATACTTGTGGTGAAACGACTGATTTTGATTCGATCAGGAAGTTGCGCAGGCAGGTAGCTAAAGATTTTAAAGATGCGTTTATCGTAGCTTTTAAAGATGGCAAAAAGGTGAAATATTAA
- the rplI gene encoding 50S ribosomal protein L9: protein MQVILKEDVINLGYKDDIVTVKDGYGRNFLIPQGKAVIASESAKKVLAENLRQRAHKLAKIKEDAQALAAKLEGVALTIGAKTSSTGTIFGSVTNIQVAEALAKAGFEVERKIIYIKDAVKEVGNYKAILKLHKEVSVEIPFEVVSE from the coding sequence ATGCAAGTTATTTTGAAAGAAGACGTAATCAACTTAGGTTACAAAGACGATATCGTAACAGTAAAAGACGGTTACGGACGTAACTTTCTAATCCCCCAGGGTAAGGCAGTAATCGCTTCTGAGTCTGCTAAGAAAGTATTAGCTGAAAACCTGAGACAGCGTGCTCACAAATTGGCTAAGATCAAAGAAGATGCTCAGGCATTGGCTGCTAAGTTGGAAGGCGTTGCATTGACTATCGGTGCAAAGACCAGTTCAACAGGTACAATCTTCGGTTCTGTTACAAATATTCAGGTTGCTGAAGCTTTGGCAAAGGCCGGTTTTGAAGTAGAACGTAAGATCATCTATATTAAGGATGCTGTTAAGGAAGTAGGTAACTACAAAGCAATCCTTAAACTTCACAAAGAAGTTTCTGTAGAAATTCCTTTCGAAGTAGTTTCTGAATAA
- the rpsR gene encoding 30S ribosomal protein S18 — protein sequence MAATQSEIRYLTPPSVDVKKKKYCRFKKNGIKYIDYKDPEFLKKFLNEQGKILPRRITGTSLKFQRRIAQAVKRARHLALLPYVTDLMK from the coding sequence ATGGCAGCAACTCAATCAGAAATCAGATATTTAACTCCGCCTTCAGTAGACGTTAAGAAAAAGAAATATTGCCGTTTCAAAAAGAACGGTATCAAGTATATCGATTACAAAGATCCTGAATTCCTGAAGAAATTCCTGAACGAACAGGGTAAAATTCTTCCGCGTCGTATCACTGGTACTTCTTTGAAGTTCCAGCGTCGTATCGCTCAGGCTGTAAAAAGAGCTCGTCACTTGGCGTTGCTTCCTTACGTAACCGATTTAATGAAATAA
- the rpsF gene encoding 30S ribosomal protein S6 yields MNNYETVFILTPVLSDAQMKEAVEKFTNILKEQGAEIVNEENWGLRKLAYPIDKKTTGFYQLVEFKANPETIATLEVNFRRDERVIRFLTFRQDKYAAEYAAKRRNLKSSKETVKEN; encoded by the coding sequence ATGAACAATTATGAAACCGTTTTCATTTTAACTCCCGTTTTGTCTGACGCACAGATGAAGGAAGCGGTAGAAAAATTCACGAACATCTTGAAAGAACAGGGTGCTGAAATCGTGAACGAAGAAAATTGGGGATTGCGCAAATTAGCTTATCCTATCGACAAGAAAACAACAGGCTTCTATCAGCTGGTTGAATTCAAGGCAAATCCGGAAACTATCGCTACTCTGGAAGTTAACTTCCGTCGTGACGAACGTGTGATCCGCTTCCTGACTTTCCGCCAGGACAAATATGCAGCAGAATATGCCGCTAAGAGAAGAAATCTGAAATCATCTAAAGAAACAGTAAAGGAGAATTAA
- a CDS encoding sulfatase, giving the protein MGINNTLHPYLYFWVCSLAAVPSLAVASDRPNIILINIDDLGWTDMSNNGSQYYETPNIDRLREKGIWMNEAYAGAANSAPSRACLLTGRYTPRHGIYTVGEPNRGDASKRKLVAIPNRTSLEPGIRLFPEVLKDSGYQTCHIGKWHVTENPLLNGVDINIAGNHAGHPKSYFSPYYNEDLTDGPEGEYLMDRLGLEAVDYLRKVDKSKPFFLYYATYAVHTPLQAKADLIDKYRKKPSTSAHDNPVYAAMVENMDWNIGRVLDEVQALGIEENTFIVFTSDNGGVYGISRQWPLRAGKGSFYEGGIRIPMVIYQKGKYEKREICNIPVMQLDLFPTFLEIAGVRQSDLLLDGVSLLSLLAGNETGFKGRPLFWHFPAYLEGNEKETVETGNDGFRTRPVSVIRVDDWKLIENYETGNVELYNVRTDVSEKENLALQNKDKRDELFDWLQVWKQKVEAPIPTMLNPEYECSFFETKFAE; this is encoded by the coding sequence ATGGGAATAAATAATACTTTACACCCTTATTTGTACTTCTGGGTCTGTTCTTTAGCTGCGGTTCCTAGTCTCGCAGTAGCATCCGATCGTCCGAATATCATATTGATCAATATAGATGATTTGGGATGGACAGATATGAGTAATAACGGAAGCCAATATTATGAAACTCCAAATATCGACCGTCTTCGTGAAAAAGGTATCTGGATGAATGAAGCGTATGCTGGTGCAGCGAACAGTGCTCCCAGTCGTGCTTGTTTACTGACCGGAAGGTATACACCTCGGCATGGTATTTATACGGTCGGGGAACCTAACCGTGGTGATGCCAGTAAACGTAAATTGGTTGCAATTCCGAACCGGACATCATTGGAACCGGGTATCCGGCTTTTTCCGGAAGTATTAAAAGATTCCGGTTACCAGACTTGCCATATAGGGAAATGGCATGTAACTGAAAATCCGTTACTAAATGGTGTTGATATTAATATTGCAGGAAATCATGCCGGACATCCTAAAAGCTACTTTTCTCCTTATTATAATGAAGATTTGACAGATGGTCCGGAAGGGGAATATTTGATGGATCGGTTAGGTTTGGAAGCTGTTGATTATCTTCGGAAAGTAGATAAGAGTAAACCATTCTTTCTATATTATGCGACGTATGCAGTGCATACTCCTTTACAAGCAAAAGCTGACCTGATTGATAAATATAGAAAAAAGCCGTCGACATCGGCTCACGATAATCCAGTTTATGCCGCTATGGTGGAGAATATGGACTGGAATATCGGAAGAGTACTTGATGAGGTACAGGCTTTGGGAATAGAGGAAAATACTTTTATTGTATTTACTTCAGATAATGGAGGAGTATATGGAATATCACGTCAGTGGCCTTTAAGAGCAGGAAAAGGTTCTTTTTATGAAGGAGGAATTCGAATACCGATGGTTATTTATCAGAAAGGTAAATATGAGAAACGGGAAATTTGTAATATACCGGTCATGCAGCTCGATTTGTTTCCCACATTTTTGGAAATAGCCGGAGTAAGACAGTCTGATTTACTGTTGGATGGAGTCAGTCTTCTTTCGTTATTGGCGGGGAATGAAACAGGTTTTAAGGGGAGGCCGTTGTTCTGGCATTTTCCTGCTTATTTAGAAGGGAATGAAAAAGAAACGGTTGAGACTGGTAATGATGGTTTCCGCACACGACCGGTTTCTGTGATCCGAGTGGATGATTGGAAGCTAATTGAAAATTATGAGACTGGGAATGTTGAACTGTATAATGTCCGGACGGACGTGTCTGAAAAGGAGAATCTGGCTTTGCAGAATAAAGACAAGCGAGATGAATTGTTCGATTGGTTGCAGGTATGGAAACAAAAGGTAGAAGCTCCGATTCCTACAATGCTTAATCCTGAGTATGAATGTAGTTTTTTTGAAACAAAGTTTGCAGAATAA
- a CDS encoding arylsulfatase: MKKNILYYTAIAGLVPSGVLCNTLDLKESEQTKPNIIYILADDLGYAELGCFGQEKIETPNIDQLAAEGMRFTNHYSGQAVSGPSRCSLFTGLHSGHAYIRGNDPVASRGDVWNYRAMVADSTLEGQRPVPANTIMIPRKLKEAGYATACIGKWGLGWPGSESTPNKMGFDFFYGYNCQRMAHTYYPPFLYRNESREYIDNELVVPGTKLDEGADVLNEENYRKFTQSEYTPDLMYHELLNFVEHSASEPFALFWTTPVPHVPLQAPERWVKYYVDKWGDEKPYLGEAGYYPCRYPHATYAAMISYWDEQIGGLVRQLKELGIYENTVIIFTSDNGPTFNGGADSPYFDSAKPFKSEAGWGKANLREGGIRVPMIAVWPGHIESGVTSDLLSAFWDMMPTMCEIAGVDCPPTDGISMLPEMTGKTEQQKKHEFLYWEFPESGGQRAVRMGEWKAFVGDIKKGNRNIELYNLTKDPREQQDVSSEHPDLVEKALNIFRSQHTEPVVEGFRMPVW, translated from the coding sequence ATGAAAAAAAACATATTATACTATACGGCTATTGCCGGTTTAGTTCCTTCCGGTGTGTTATGTAATACTCTTGACCTAAAGGAAAGTGAACAAACTAAACCCAATATTATTTATATTCTTGCCGATGATCTGGGATATGCAGAGTTGGGGTGTTTTGGACAGGAAAAAATAGAAACTCCGAATATCGACCAACTGGCTGCTGAAGGCATGCGTTTTACGAACCATTATAGCGGACAGGCTGTATCAGGACCATCGCGTTGTTCCCTGTTTACAGGACTCCATTCCGGTCATGCTTATATTCGCGGCAATGATCCGGTCGCTTCACGCGGAGATGTCTGGAATTATAGAGCGATGGTCGCAGATTCGACTTTAGAAGGCCAACGGCCTGTTCCTGCAAACACAATCATGATCCCCCGCAAGTTGAAGGAAGCTGGTTATGCCACTGCTTGCATCGGCAAATGGGGGCTAGGCTGGCCCGGGTCGGAAAGTACACCCAATAAAATGGGATTCGATTTCTTTTATGGGTATAACTGTCAGCGGATGGCGCATACGTATTATCCTCCGTTCTTGTATCGGAATGAATCCAGGGAATATATAGATAACGAGTTAGTAGTTCCTGGTACTAAACTGGATGAAGGAGCAGATGTATTGAATGAAGAGAATTATCGTAAGTTTACGCAGTCGGAGTATACTCCGGATCTGATGTATCATGAGTTACTGAACTTTGTGGAACATTCGGCAAGTGAACCTTTCGCATTGTTTTGGACAACGCCGGTTCCGCATGTTCCTTTGCAGGCTCCGGAACGTTGGGTAAAGTATTATGTGGACAAATGGGGAGATGAGAAACCGTATTTGGGAGAGGCTGGTTATTATCCATGCCGTTACCCACATGCGACGTATGCAGCAATGATCAGCTATTGGGATGAACAGATCGGTGGTCTGGTCCGGCAGTTGAAGGAGTTGGGTATATATGAAAACACAGTAATTATCTTTACCAGTGATAATGGACCGACTTTTAATGGCGGAGCAGACTCTCCTTATTTCGATAGTGCCAAGCCTTTTAAAAGTGAAGCAGGCTGGGGTAAGGCTAATTTGCGGGAAGGTGGAATCCGTGTGCCGATGATAGCTGTATGGCCCGGACATATAGAATCGGGGGTAACTTCTGATCTGTTGTCTGCATTTTGGGATATGATGCCGACAATGTGTGAGATAGCCGGTGTCGACTGTCCGCCGACGGACGGCATTAGCATGTTACCGGAAATGACCGGAAAAACTGAACAACAGAAAAAGCATGAGTTTCTTTACTGGGAATTTCCGGAGTCCGGAGGTCAACGGGCTGTTCGTATGGGAGAATGGAAAGCTTTTGTTGGTGATATAAAGAAAGGAAATCGGAACATAGAATTATATAATTTGACGAAAGATCCCCGCGAACAGCAGGATGTTTCTTCTGAACATCCTGATTTGGTAGAAAAGGCGTTAAACATATTCCGTTCACAACATACCGAACCGGTTGTTGAGGGATTTAGAATGCCAGTTTGGTAA
- a CDS encoding sulfatase family protein has protein sequence MNIKLELIYGLSLVSLAGCGGSASKSGESKQAKTQPNVIFIVADDLGYGDMSCYGAHRISTPNVDRLASDGLRFTDAHAVASTSTPSRYSLFTGLYSWRRNDTGIATGDAGMVIRPEQTTVADIFKSAGYTTGAIGKWHLGMGAEAGTQDWNGTVTPGPGDLGFDYSYLMAATGDRVPCVWMENQKVANYDPSAPISVSYKEPFPGEPLGKDHPELLTKLKPSLNHGHDMAIVNGISRIGYMKGGGTALWEDENIADSIATKAVRFIDLHKDAPFFLYVGTNDVHVPRYPHERFRDKSGMGYRGDAILQFDWTVGEIIKALEAAGIYENTMIVLTSDNGPVVDDGYADRAVELLGDHRPWGDFRGGKYSNFEAGTRVPFIVCWPEQVKPGVSDALFSHIDMFASMEKLTGQEMSAEAGSDSHDYLTVLTGKSQKGREYVIESSGSLSISDGEWKYITPNNGPAYNKLTNTELGNSKEDQLYNLREDIGEKNNLSSQYPEKVSAFKKILEQEKQKGFQEAWKN, from the coding sequence ATGAATATTAAATTGGAGTTAATATACGGATTAAGCTTGGTCTCTCTTGCAGGCTGTGGTGGTTCAGCTTCCAAATCCGGTGAAAGTAAGCAGGCGAAAACACAACCCAATGTGATCTTTATTGTGGCTGACGATTTAGGATATGGTGATATGAGTTGCTATGGTGCCCATCGTATCAGTACACCGAATGTAGACCGGTTGGCTTCTGATGGGTTACGTTTTACAGATGCACATGCGGTCGCATCGACCAGTACTCCTTCCCGTTATTCTTTGTTTACAGGCCTTTATAGCTGGCGTCGCAACGATACCGGGATTGCGACAGGAGATGCGGGCATGGTCATTCGTCCGGAACAAACGACAGTTGCCGATATATTCAAGTCTGCCGGTTATACTACCGGTGCGATCGGTAAATGGCATTTAGGGATGGGAGCAGAAGCCGGTACGCAGGACTGGAACGGCACGGTGACACCCGGACCGGGTGATCTGGGCTTTGATTATTCTTATTTGATGGCTGCAACAGGCGACCGTGTCCCCTGTGTGTGGATGGAAAACCAGAAAGTCGCTAATTATGATCCGTCGGCTCCTATATCTGTCAGTTATAAAGAACCTTTCCCCGGAGAACCTTTAGGTAAAGATCATCCGGAGCTTTTAACCAAGTTGAAACCTTCTCTTAACCATGGGCATGACATGGCGATAGTGAACGGTATCTCTCGTATAGGTTATATGAAGGGAGGCGGTACGGCTCTTTGGGAAGATGAAAATATTGCCGATTCGATTGCGACTAAGGCTGTCCGGTTTATCGACCTGCATAAGGATGCTCCTTTCTTCCTGTATGTCGGAACGAATGATGTCCATGTTCCGCGTTATCCGCATGAACGTTTTCGTGATAAAAGCGGCATGGGGTATCGGGGGGATGCAATTCTGCAATTCGACTGGACTGTCGGTGAAATTATAAAAGCACTTGAAGCTGCCGGTATTTATGAAAACACGATGATTGTACTAACGAGCGATAATGGTCCTGTTGTCGATGACGGATATGCGGATCGTGCTGTGGAACTTTTGGGGGATCATCGTCCGTGGGGAGATTTTCGCGGTGGTAAATATAGTAACTTTGAAGCAGGAACACGCGTTCCATTTATTGTTTGCTGGCCCGAACAAGTAAAACCGGGTGTGTCCGATGCCCTATTTTCCCATATAGATATGTTCGCATCGATGGAAAAGCTGACAGGTCAGGAGATGAGTGCGGAAGCTGGATCGGATAGCCATGACTACCTGACGGTATTGACCGGCAAAAGCCAGAAGGGACGTGAATATGTAATCGAATCTTCCGGTTCATTATCTATCAGTGACGGCGAATGGAAATACATTACCCCGAACAATGGGCCTGCATATAATAAGCTGACAAATACGGAACTTGGCAATTCAAAAGAAGATCAGCTTTATAATCTTCGTGAGGATATTGGTGAAAAGAACAACCTTTCGTCTCAGTATCCTGAAAAAGTCTCGGCTTTCAAAAAGATACTTGAGCAAGAAAAGCAAAAAGGATTTCAGGAAGCATGGAAAAATTAA
- a CDS encoding RagB/SusD family nutrient uptake outer membrane protein produces the protein MIKSNKIIRTIGLTAVSLLLLGGCDMDRYPLTSFSEETFYHDEANVKLALNGLYRGGITLGVDYNVSDWWAYSATILLDGISDIGYDRRGFNNAIGQLTAGTITETNQWITNLYQKPYKRISACCRFIDGLDALANESAEMERMKAEARFIRAVQYFYLASFYRDVPLVTKTMTLEEANSVTKSTRAEVLKYAADELKAVSEILPRHKDLPSAEQGRATAQAALVYLARTYLVMEDFTNAAAACEQIISWGDNALDSNYQTLFYQSGEGSSEHIFATQFVDDLAGTGLPQHAYPIKDGGWCLINISNHLFEAYDFLDGTPFSYEDARFNKANFGANRDPRLDYTLYYEGATFRGTVYHCNPESTTADKIGPGQTTQTGYLLRKYLDESWSGNVNSYGVNVPLARYADVLLMYLEAKVRGGEAITQQLLDQTINAVRGRQSVGMPALTETNPDKLFKLIQKERMVELAFEGWRLWDLFRWGIAEEKLNADIYGSPFYVSDQSLMKMKDGQPDPYNRWYVNTRSFQKGQDIWPIPLAEKNINPNLR, from the coding sequence ATGATTAAATCAAATAAAATAATAAGAACGATTGGTCTGACGGCAGTTTCTCTGTTATTGCTGGGTGGTTGTGACATGGATCGCTATCCGTTGACTAGTTTTAGTGAAGAGACTTTTTACCATGATGAGGCGAATGTAAAATTAGCTTTGAATGGTTTATATCGCGGAGGTATTACTTTGGGAGTCGATTACAATGTCTCTGACTGGTGGGCATATAGCGCAACGATTCTTTTGGATGGTATATCCGATATAGGTTATGATCGTCGCGGTTTTAATAATGCGATAGGACAGTTGACTGCCGGAACAATTACGGAAACCAATCAGTGGATAACCAATCTTTATCAGAAACCTTATAAGCGAATAAGCGCTTGTTGTCGTTTTATCGATGGTTTGGATGCATTAGCCAATGAGAGTGCAGAGATGGAACGAATGAAAGCTGAAGCTCGTTTTATCCGTGCGGTTCAGTATTTTTATCTGGCTTCTTTTTATCGTGATGTTCCTCTTGTAACTAAAACAATGACCCTGGAGGAAGCGAATAGCGTGACGAAATCTACTCGGGCTGAGGTATTGAAATATGCAGCAGATGAGCTGAAAGCTGTTTCTGAAATACTGCCCCGTCATAAAGATTTACCTTCTGCGGAGCAGGGACGAGCTACGGCTCAGGCCGCATTGGTTTATCTTGCACGTACCTATCTGGTGATGGAAGATTTTACGAATGCTGCGGCTGCTTGCGAACAGATTATCTCCTGGGGTGATAATGCGCTGGATTCGAATTATCAAACTTTGTTCTATCAGTCCGGAGAAGGTAGCAGCGAACATATTTTCGCGACTCAGTTTGTCGACGATCTTGCCGGAACGGGTTTGCCGCAGCATGCTTATCCGATCAAAGACGGTGGTTGGTGTTTGATAAATATCTCGAACCATTTGTTTGAAGCATACGATTTTCTGGATGGAACGCCTTTCAGCTACGAGGATGCACGTTTCAACAAGGCTAATTTCGGAGCGAATCGTGATCCTCGTCTGGATTATACGCTTTATTATGAAGGTGCTACTTTTAGAGGTACTGTGTATCATTGTAATCCGGAGAGCACGACTGCTGATAAAATCGGACCGGGACAGACAACGCAAACGGGATATCTTTTACGTAAATATCTGGACGAGTCCTGGAGTGGAAATGTAAACTCTTATGGTGTGAATGTTCCGTTGGCGCGTTATGCCGATGTCTTGTTAATGTATCTTGAAGCCAAAGTTCGTGGTGGTGAAGCGATCACGCAGCAGTTGTTGGATCAGACGATCAATGCAGTTCGGGGACGTCAGAGTGTAGGTATGCCGGCATTGACAGAAACGAATCCGGATAAGCTGTTTAAACTGATTCAGAAAGAAAGAATGGTTGAGCTGGCTTTCGAAGGATGGAGATTGTGGGATTTGTTCCGTTGGGGTATTGCTGAAGAGAAGTTGAATGCTGATATTTACGGTTCGCCGTTTTATGTGTCGGATCAAAGCTTGATGAAGATGAAAGACGGGCAACCGGATCCGTATAACCGTTGGTATGTAAACACACGTAGTTTCCAGAAAGGACAGGATATCTGGCCGATCCCATTGGCTGAAAAGAATATTAATCCGAATTTACGTTGA